A window of Argopecten irradians isolate NY chromosome 1, Ai_NY, whole genome shotgun sequence contains these coding sequences:
- the LOC138322406 gene encoding degenerin-like protein del-10: MAGNGNGASFESSNFRDKYRLTNMDDSLRNQSTDRNCVHCSSPGRKYPKYRKSPMDVALTEFSDSTTLHGLRYIAMSDAFFIRRLVWFLLVLVCSGVMTFQIVDRILYYYENPVNVNVKVNYNQSLYFPAVTLCNQNTFRATAATDQGLYRLIETVYKKSLSSFNVSELEVYNASHLAISELFWLTGHKKGNLIVKCFWGDIPCGPENFTTVLTDHGLCYTFNSEIDPSSTLITSSSGSDAGLRLLLNVEQYEYMPGPGSAAGVKILTHGQQDLARVRELGISVPTGTHAFIGLQVIALENLPPPHGQCSEKGLRFFDHYTFDSCRLECLMAYIDRRCGCRDFYMPNIDNRPKICSLKDYFSCFLPAKQEYLLSVQTGSQQCTCPTSCKTLMFDPTLSYATTSRNAVDKILDKFVTSEMVDELARAREVTHRMEEEKIRKFETVVLAVNDSLTSVHTLIHKDLKKRITKQIINVEHESQKMMRVWRRKDFLYGYQEYNVRRNFIRVRDAMEERTLNLLCIGFHEFVFVTETYIKNLVSEAFESNMDRRIVLHTIIVAKISDRIETAKRALANYTELYEAYQTGTPLFRYKYMSEPRKHNIMMVPRKLLNDSLTHNSYATQYGPRLKDDIEAIISSLLEYLDFLNEVMQTNSLNTTRMVSISGEYVDACERFYHSKSVFYYESIERPLRVIISRREKFLKARTQFMTTIRNIKDNLIQLEESLENVSNSTLHVLSDLVNRAVSYFTDSSIRKLDVAKMAQVEMVHTASISIKMFFQEVRNRGHAIYDGWTALIPIAQSIWKTIIDDEEMIEYYLFRNMSDFLENSTEIVCELENNYTMHRNTNDIRFIVGLTDSHFHGSMDQMQEHLSKFVTSTKVDHNVIMDNYLELDIFYREMNYEEIRQQKAYDIFSLLCDIGGSMGLFVGASVMTVFEIMDLFLNHSAERLFRTTH, encoded by the exons ATGGCAGGAAACGGAAATGGGGCGAGTTTTGAGTCTTCAAACTTTCGGGATAAGTACAGACTAACGAACATGGATGACTCGCTTCGCAATCAATCGACGGACCGGAACTGTGTACACTGTTCCAGTCCCGGGAGAAAATATCCAAAGTATAGGAAATCCCCAATGGACGTGGCGCTAACGGAGTTCTCCGACTCCACAACGCTCCATGGTTTACGCTACATCGCCATGAGTGACGCATTCTTTATCAGACg GTTAGTGTGGTTTCTTCTTGTCCTGGTATGTTCCGGCGTAATGACGTTTCAGATCGTGGACAGAATTCTGTATTATTACGAAAATCCGGTCAATGTTAATGTCAAGGTCAACTACAACCAGTCCCTTTACTTCCCTGCTGTTACTCTATGTAACCAAAACACTTTCAG AGCTACTGCAGCGACAGATCAGGGACTATACAGACTTATAGAGACAGTGTATAAGAAATCTCTCAGTAGTTTCAATGTGTCCGAGTTAGAGGTTTATAACGCCTCTCACCTCGCCATTAGCGAGTTATTCTGGCTCACGGGTCACAAGAAAGGGAATCTTATCGTCAA ATGTTTCTGGGGCGATATTCCGTGTGGTCCTGAGAATTTTACTACTGTCCTTACAGACCATGGACTATGTTATACCTTCAACTCAGAAATCGACCCATCTTCTACTCTCATAACATCCTCCTCAG GATCTGACGCCGGTCTGCGTCTGTTGCTGAATGTGGAACAATACGAGTACATGCCCGGCCCAGGGAGTGCAGCAGGAGTCAAGATCCTCACCCACGGACAGCAGGACTTGGCCCGAGTCAGGGAACTCGGTATTTCCGTCCCCACGGGCACACATGCTTTCATAGGACTACAAGTCATAGCA CTGGAGAACCTACCACCTCCCCACGGCCAGTGTAGTGAGAAAGGCCTGAGATTCTTTGACCACTATACCTTCGACTCGTGTCGACTGGAATGCTTGATGGCGTACATTGACAGACGATGTGGCTGTCGCGACTTCTACATGCCAAACATCGACA aTAGACCGAAAATATGCTCACTGAAAGATTATTTCAGCTGCTTTCTTCCGGCCAAACAGGAGTATT TGTTATCGGTACAAACAGGAAGTCAGCAGTGCACATGCCCGACTTCCTGTAAAACACTTATGTTTGACCCCACTTTGTCATATGCCACAACTTCCCGAAATGCAGTTGACAAAATCCTGGACAAATTCGTTACATCAGAAATGGTTGATGAACTGGCGAGAGCCAGGGAAGTAACTCATCGCATGGAAGAGGAAAAAATTAGGAAATTTGAAACCGTTGTACTTGCAGTGAACGATTCACTGACATCAGTGCATACTCTAATACACAAAGATTTGAAAAAGAGAATTAcaaaacagataataaatgtTGAACATGAATCCCAAAAAATGATGCGCGTGTGGCGAAGGAAGGATTTTCTTTACGGGTACCAGGAGTATAATGTGAGGCGTAACTTCATACGTGTAAGGGATGCCATGGAGGAAAGGACGCTTAATCTCCTCTGTATTGGTTTTCATGAGTTTGTCTTTGTAACAGAGACATACATAAAGAATTTAGTCTCGGAAGCATTTGAGAGCAATATGGATAGACGAATAGTCCTACACACCATCATAGTGGCTAAAATAAGTGACAGAATTGAAACAGCCAAACGAGCCCTCGCCAATTATACTGAGCTGTACGAGGCCTACCAAACAGGAACACCATTGTTCCGTTATAAGTATATGTCTGAGCCGAGAAAACATAATATCATGATGGTACCAAGAAAACTTCTGAATGATTCTCTTACACATAATTCTTACGCTACACAGTATGGTCCTCGACTGAAGGATGACATCGAGGCCATTATCAGTAGTTTGTTGGAGTATCTCGACTTTCTAAATGAAGTGATGCAAACGAACAGTCTGAACACCACTAGAATGGTCTCCATCAGTGGTGAGTACGTAGACGCCTGTGAGAGGTTCTACCATAGTAAGAGTGTGTTCTACTACGAAAGCATTGAGAGACCTTTAAGGGTAATCATATCGCGACGTGAAAAGTTTTTAAAAGCAAGGACGCAATTCATGACGACTATTCGCAACATTAAAGATAATTTGATACAATTGGAAGAATCTCttgaaaatgtatcaaactCAACGTTACATGTTCTGTCGGATCTGGTGAATCGAGCTGTTAGTTATTTTACGGATTCGTCCATTCGCAAACTCGACGTCGCAAAGATGGCGCAAGTAGAAATGGTACACACGGCATCCATaagtataaaaatgtttttccaAGAGGTGAGAAACCGTGGGCATGCGATATACGACGGCTGGACAGCCCTGATTCCGATAGCACAGTCCATATGGAAAACCATCATCGATGACGAGGAAATGatagaatattatttattcagaAATATGTCAGATTTCTTAGAAAACAGTACCGAGATTGTCTGTGAACTTGAAAATAACTATACTATGCATCGAAACACAAATGACATTAGATTTATAGTAGGGCTAACGGACAGTCATTTCCATGGTTCTATGGATCAGATGCAGGAACATCTATCTAAATTCGTTACGTCAACCAAAGTCGACCATAACGTTATCAT GGATAATTATCTTGAGCTGGATATATTCTATAGGGAAATGAACTACGAAGAAATACGACAGCAGAAGGCGTACGATATCTTCTCTTTGTTAT GTGACATAGGTGGATCGATGGGACTCTTTGTTGGGGCTAGTGTGATGACAGTGTTTGAAATCATGGACCTCTTCCTTAACCATTCAGCGGAGCGTCTATTTAGGACAACTCATTAA